From a region of the Cytophagia bacterium CHB2 genome:
- a CDS encoding site-specific DNA-methyltransferase has product MAKKTGKKSGKKIVEAIKHDDASRKNIPTAEYQSVMQKEEQSPLRVAYERRVGEPASNRNRDLDPQLVWRGKDEQDWSDLVVQAPPLYIQEKVHPKVLIDDLLRRSASGKKTAEEQVDLFADFNGLPSDNAKTEFYQHEANWSNRMILGDSLQVMASLAEREGLRGKVQCIYIDPPYGIKFNSNFQWSTTSRDVKDGNTDHITREPEQVKAFRDTWRDGIHSYLTYLRDRLTVARDLLTDSGSIFVQIGDENVHRVRALMDEVFGVENFLSEICFAKTTGRGLSFLPQSFDFLLWYGKNKEFTKYRQPLRKKVLGGDGVDTYQFVRKPAGPYRRLSREEKTMPELFTSEDLIFRLSDLRSQSGSSSTGFVYEFEGYQYSPGKGFWKSSIVGFERLAKADRLQKSGTSLAYRRYISDYPAFALANFWEDTGTGSFT; this is encoded by the coding sequence ATGGCCAAGAAAACTGGCAAAAAATCAGGCAAGAAAATCGTCGAAGCCATTAAACATGACGACGCTTCGCGCAAGAACATTCCCACCGCGGAATATCAATCGGTAATGCAGAAGGAGGAGCAAAGCCCGTTGCGCGTGGCTTATGAGCGCCGTGTCGGTGAGCCGGCGTCGAACCGCAATCGCGATCTCGATCCGCAACTCGTCTGGCGCGGCAAGGACGAGCAGGATTGGTCCGATCTCGTCGTGCAAGCGCCGCCGCTTTATATTCAAGAGAAGGTGCATCCGAAGGTGTTGATTGACGATCTGCTCCGCCGCAGCGCAAGCGGCAAGAAAACCGCGGAAGAGCAAGTCGATCTCTTTGCGGATTTCAATGGCCTGCCGAGCGACAACGCCAAAACCGAGTTCTACCAGCACGAGGCCAACTGGAGCAACCGCATGATCCTCGGCGACAGCTTGCAGGTGATGGCTTCATTGGCCGAGCGCGAAGGCCTGCGCGGCAAGGTGCAGTGCATTTATATCGATCCGCCCTACGGCATCAAGTTCAACTCCAATTTTCAGTGGTCAACCACGAGCCGCGATGTGAAAGACGGCAACACCGACCACATTACGCGCGAACCGGAACAGGTGAAGGCGTTTCGCGATACGTGGCGCGATGGGATTCATTCGTATTTGACGTATTTGCGGGATCGGCTGACAGTGGCGCGAGATTTGTTGACGGACTCGGGTTCGATCTTTGTGCAGATTGGGGATGAGAATGTGCATCGGGTACGGGCGTTGATGGATGAGGTGTTTGGAGTAGAAAACTTCTTGAGCGAGATCTGTTTTGCAAAGACAACAGGGCGAGGGCTTAGTTTTTTGCCACAGTCTTTCGACTTTTTGCTTTGGTATGGAAAGAACAAAGAATTTACAAAATACAGGCAGCCTCTTCGCAAGAAAGTGCTTGGAGGCGATGGAGTAGATACGTATCAATTTGTACGAAAGCCTGCTGGGCCGTATCGTAGACTATCGCGCGAAGAAAAGACAATGCCGGAATTGTTCACTTCGGAAGATTTGATATTTCGATTGAGCGATTTACGCTCTCAAAGTGGGAGTTCATCGACAGGATTTGTCTACGAGTTTGAAGGCTATCAATACTCACCTGGTAAGGGTTTCTGGAAGAGTTCGATAGTCGGATTTGAGCGGTTAGCAAAAGCTGATCGACTTCAAAAATCGGGGACTTCATTGGCATATCGCCGTTACATCTCCGATTATCCAGCCTTCGCACTCGCGAATTTTTGGGAAGACACTGGTACTGGGAGTTTTAC
- a CDS encoding four helix bundle protein yields MAEPEPLIPKHGGYRKLKSFKIAQLVYDVTVRFCDRYIDKRSRTHDQMVQAARSGVQNIAEGSQVSGTSKKMEMKLTNVARASLEELRLDYEDYLRQRDLEKWAPNDPRRKKLIDRRCGTADEVAAWVKEIYGQHGQSGQSMKSIESIRMAHSEIAANATLVLIGVAVSLLGRQLAAQATAFEKEGGFTERLYQRRKSSRKQ; encoded by the coding sequence ATGGCTGAACCGGAACCCTTAATTCCAAAACACGGCGGCTACCGCAAGCTCAAGAGCTTCAAAATCGCGCAGTTGGTTTACGATGTGACCGTGCGCTTCTGCGATCGTTACATCGACAAGCGCAGCCGCACCCACGATCAAATGGTGCAAGCCGCGCGCAGCGGCGTGCAAAACATTGCTGAAGGCAGCCAAGTTTCTGGCACCTCGAAAAAAATGGAAATGAAACTGACCAACGTGGCGCGCGCCAGCCTGGAAGAACTCCGGCTGGACTATGAGGATTATTTGCGGCAAAGGGATTTGGAGAAATGGGCGCCGAACGACCCACGCCGCAAAAAACTGATTGATCGGCGCTGCGGCACCGCTGATGAGGTGGCGGCTTGGGTTAAAGAAATTTATGGACAGCATGGACAATCTGGACAGTCCATGAAGTCCATTGAGTCCATAAGGATGGCCCATTCTGAAATTGCAGCAAATGCAACTTTAGTTCTAATTGGAGTGGCTGTCTCTCTTCTAGGCCGCCAGCTTGCTGCCCAAGCCACCGCCTTTGAAAAAGAAGGCGGTTTCACCGAGCGCCTCTATCAGCGCCGCAAAAGCAGCCGGAAGCAATAA
- the dinD gene encoding DNA damage-inducible protein D has product MKTELVHTLTSTFEAHAQQTETGVEFWLGRDLQHLLGYTEWRNFTAVISKAKTACEVSGHAISDHFVEVNKMVDLGSGSQREVDDLMLTRYACYLIAQNGDPKKQEIAFAQTYFAIQTRRAELIEQRLLEAERLSARKKLTATEKELSQVIYEQTGGNQDFALIRSKGDQALFNKTTQAMKAQWKVPDNRPLADFAPTIILKAKDFATEITIFNAKQKQMTTEGAISNEHITNNKAVRKTLLERGIRPESLPAAEDVKKVERRLASEKKKSLKNPGALDS; this is encoded by the coding sequence ATGAAAACTGAGTTGGTTCACACGCTGACCTCAACCTTTGAGGCCCATGCGCAGCAAACCGAGACCGGCGTCGAGTTTTGGCTTGGGCGCGATTTGCAGCACTTGCTTGGCTATACCGAATGGCGCAACTTTACCGCCGTCATCAGTAAGGCCAAAACCGCCTGCGAAGTATCGGGTCACGCCATCTCAGACCATTTTGTTGAGGTCAACAAAATGGTCGATCTCGGCTCGGGCAGCCAGCGGGAAGTGGACGATCTCATGCTCACGCGCTACGCCTGCTATCTCATCGCGCAAAATGGCGATCCCAAGAAACAGGAAATTGCCTTCGCGCAAACCTACTTCGCCATTCAGACCCGCCGCGCGGAGTTGATCGAACAGCGGCTGCTCGAAGCGGAGCGTCTCTCGGCGCGCAAGAAGCTCACGGCCACGGAAAAAGAATTGTCGCAAGTCATCTATGAGCAAACCGGCGGCAATCAGGATTTCGCATTGATCCGCAGCAAAGGCGATCAGGCACTCTTCAACAAAACCACGCAAGCCATGAAAGCGCAATGGAAAGTACCCGACAACCGTCCTTTGGCCGATTTTGCGCCCACGATCATCCTGAAGGCAAAAGACTTTGCCACGGAGATTACCATCTTCAATGCCAAACAAAAGCAAATGACCACCGAGGGCGCCATCTCCAACGAGCACATCACCAACAACAAAGCCGTGCGCAAAACGCTGCTCGAACGCGGCATCCGCCCCGAAAGTTTGCCGGCGGCTGAAGACGTCAAAAAGGTCGAACGCCGCCTCGCTTCTGAAAAAAAGAAATCCTTGAAGAACCCCGGCGCTTTGGACTCCTAA